One Rhodospirillaceae bacterium genomic region harbors:
- the dctP gene encoding TRAP transporter substrate-binding protein DctP: protein MRIIQHHIKSAFAVIVFALWANIGPSQAEPITGRIAASAPKGSVWDRQWDGYKEVFASRPDLFELDYHIYGELGASEPLLGALKRGRVQFVGTSQSVISTQIPEVAVLSLPYLFESRAEADYVYDCCIRDLYQPLVAKENYVLLMFAEAGWSHFYADQAVRLPVDVKGLSIRAAQSPAVVGFLQQLEADTVFLTMSDVVPALQTGMINGGFGAITWHVGATREDAPHFTLTGHVYETGLFLVNKRWWDGFTDEHRAVMLQAFGGFEQQRTEVRFDQDAEIARIRAEGDPVHDLTEAELAAWVQAGQASHAAVLDEIGGEAQAIYDRIMQAKAAFKAQAGKYE, encoded by the coding sequence ATGCGGATCATACAACACCATATTAAATCAGCATTTGCAGTTATCGTGTTCGCATTATGGGCGAATATTGGCCCGAGTCAGGCTGAGCCTATAACGGGACGCATTGCCGCGAGCGCGCCAAAGGGTTCAGTTTGGGATCGCCAATGGGATGGCTACAAAGAGGTGTTTGCCTCGCGCCCGGACCTATTTGAACTCGACTACCATATTTATGGTGAACTGGGCGCGTCTGAGCCACTTCTGGGCGCATTGAAACGCGGGCGGGTGCAATTTGTCGGTACGTCACAGTCGGTTATTTCAACTCAGATTCCAGAAGTTGCGGTGCTGAGCCTGCCGTATTTGTTCGAGAGCCGGGCGGAGGCGGATTACGTCTACGATTGTTGTATCCGCGATCTCTATCAGCCGTTGGTGGCCAAAGAAAACTATGTGCTGTTGATGTTTGCGGAAGCTGGCTGGTCGCATTTCTATGCGGATCAAGCTGTGCGCCTGCCGGTTGATGTGAAGGGCTTAAGTATTCGGGCCGCGCAGTCGCCTGCCGTGGTTGGATTCCTCCAGCAACTGGAAGCGGACACCGTGTTTCTGACTATGTCAGACGTTGTGCCGGCCTTGCAGACGGGCATGATCAATGGCGGATTTGGGGCGATTACCTGGCATGTGGGAGCAACACGCGAAGATGCGCCCCATTTCACCCTTACGGGACATGTCTATGAAACGGGATTATTTCTGGTCAATAAACGATGGTGGGACGGCTTTACGGACGAGCACCGTGCGGTGATGCTTCAGGCGTTTGGCGGCTTTGAGCAGCAGCGCACCGAAGTCCGTTTTGATCAGGATGCTGAGATTGCCCGCATCCGGGCCGAAGGTGATCCCGTACACGATCTCACGGAGGCTGAACTTGCCGCTTGGGTTCAAGCCGGGCAAGCGAGTCACGCGGCGGTCCTTGATGAAATTGGCGGTGAGGCCCAGGCGATCTACGACCGTATTATGCAAGCGAAAGCGGCGTTTAAAGCGCAGGCGGGGAAGTACGAATGA
- a CDS encoding ABC transporter ATP-binding protein gives MSRITRIPALQLQTVFRTFEQGGKKLEVLRGANLTVNPGEVVALVGPSGSGKSTLLHLAGLLEKPDKGEVIIAGEACGTASEGRQTELRLKHLGFVYQYHHLLPEFSAVENVVLPQMIGGVVREAATVRAQELLTDLGLAERFDHRPGLLSGGEQQRVAIARALANHPDLLLADEPTGNLDPHTADGVFDGLIKLSRDHGLAALVATHNPDLAKRMDRVVRLEEGVLLEV, from the coding sequence ATGAGTAGAATCACCCGCATTCCAGCTCTACAACTTCAGACCGTTTTTCGAACCTTCGAGCAAGGCGGCAAGAAGCTAGAAGTACTACGTGGCGCTAATCTAACGGTGAACCCTGGCGAGGTAGTTGCTTTGGTTGGGCCCTCCGGGTCCGGCAAATCAACGCTGCTGCACCTGGCGGGATTATTGGAAAAGCCCGATAAAGGCGAAGTGATCATCGCCGGAGAAGCCTGCGGCACGGCGTCCGAGGGCCGTCAGACTGAGTTGCGGCTGAAGCATCTGGGCTTTGTCTATCAATACCATCATTTGCTACCCGAGTTCTCGGCGGTCGAGAATGTGGTGCTGCCGCAGATGATCGGGGGGGTGGTCCGTGAGGCTGCGACGGTAAGGGCTCAGGAGCTTCTGACAGACTTAGGGCTGGCGGAACGTTTTGATCATCGGCCAGGGTTGTTGTCCGGGGGAGAACAGCAGCGTGTGGCAATCGCTCGGGCTTTGGCAAATCATCCAGATTTGCTGCTGGCCGATGAGCCTACGGGTAATCTCGATCCACACACGGCTGATGGCGTTTTCGATGGCTTGATCAAGCTGTCACGTGATCATGGCCTGGCGGCGTTGGTTGCTACGCACAATCCAGACTTAGCCAAGCGCATGGATCGTGTGGTGCGCTTGGAAGAGGGCGTGCTGCTTGAGGTATAG
- a CDS encoding proline--tRNA ligase translates to MRLSRAFIPTLKETPSEAQVASHRLMLRAGLVRQHAAGIYNWLPMGTRVLKNIEQIVREEQNDAGAQEILMPTIQSSELWKESGRYDDYGPEMLRMTDRHDRDMLYGPTHEEVVTDIFRNNVRSYKDLPLNLYQINWKFRDEVRPRFGVMRGREFLMKDAYSFDLTYEAAKHSYNQMFVAYLRTFARLGLKAIPMKADPGPIGGDLSHEFIVLAETGESAVYCHKALLQKPIPLIVDYASDLQPIVDDWTSEYAATDEEHDESQGKELGDDLVSARGIEVGHIFHFGKKYSDPMGAQFAAPGGEMATPYMGSYGIGVSRLVGAIIEACHDDDGIIWPDTVAPYRVGLINLKAGDAETDKVCGDLYAKFQEIGLSTLYDDREERAGVKFSNMDLIGLPWQLIVGPKGLKDGVVELKRRATGDRQTLPLGQVLSVLTGSSSEVGAG, encoded by the coding sequence ATGCGGTTGTCGCGCGCTTTCATCCCTACCCTCAAGGAGACGCCGTCTGAAGCCCAGGTTGCGTCACATCGCCTCATGCTGCGGGCGGGGCTGGTGCGTCAGCATGCGGCGGGCATCTATAATTGGCTGCCTATGGGGACACGCGTTCTCAAGAATATCGAGCAGATTGTACGTGAAGAGCAAAATGACGCTGGCGCGCAAGAAATTCTTATGCCCACAATTCAGTCGAGCGAGTTGTGGAAAGAAAGCGGGCGCTACGACGATTATGGCCCGGAAATGCTGCGTATGACGGACCGGCATGACCGCGACATGCTGTATGGACCTACTCATGAAGAAGTGGTCACGGATATTTTCCGCAACAACGTCCGGAGCTATAAAGACCTGCCGCTGAACCTGTATCAGATCAATTGGAAGTTCCGCGACGAAGTGCGGCCCCGTTTTGGGGTAATGCGTGGGCGTGAGTTTCTGATGAAGGATGCGTACTCTTTCGATCTGACCTACGAAGCGGCGAAACATTCCTACAATCAGATGTTTGTTGCCTATTTGCGGACCTTCGCGCGTCTGGGCCTGAAAGCTATTCCAATGAAGGCTGACCCTGGTCCGATTGGCGGGGACCTCAGTCACGAATTTATTGTGCTGGCTGAAACCGGCGAAAGCGCCGTGTATTGCCACAAGGCTCTGCTGCAAAAGCCAATTCCATTGATCGTTGATTATGCCAGCGACCTGCAGCCGATTGTCGATGACTGGACCAGCGAATACGCCGCGACTGATGAAGAACACGATGAGTCGCAGGGCAAAGAGCTTGGGGATGATTTGGTCTCTGCCCGTGGAATTGAAGTCGGGCATATATTCCACTTTGGCAAAAAGTATTCTGATCCGATGGGCGCTCAATTCGCTGCTCCAGGCGGAGAGATGGCTACGCCGTACATGGGCAGCTATGGCATTGGTGTGTCCAGGCTGGTTGGCGCGATTATTGAAGCTTGCCATGATGATGACGGTATCATCTGGCCGGATACGGTGGCGCCCTACCGGGTTGGTTTGATTAATCTGAAAGCGGGCGATGCTGAGACGGATAAAGTGTGCGGCGACTTATACGCCAAGTTCCAGGAGATTGGTCTGAGCACGCTTTATGATGATCGCGAAGAACGCGCCGGTGTGAAGTTTTCCAATATGGATCTGATTGGCTTGCCCTGGCAGTTGATTGTTGGCCCCAAGGGCCTGAAAGACGGCGTGGTTGAACTGAAACGCCGGGCCACGGGCGATCGCCAGACGTTGCCGCTGGGTCAAGTTTTGTCGGTGTTGACAGGCTCTTCTTCTGAGGTGGGGGCCGGCTAA
- a CDS encoding DUF1330 domain-containing protein: protein MTTRGYSIAFARDMIPEKMKPYSSSLPPIYEKYQGKYLAIGGPGRGVDWLCGDWGNRMVMVGEFPTPQAVGDFWWGPEYRVSAKLRAGAVSVDVGQVAGTNLAPSADHKVFLLIAVPGGAKAAAPITVSKGDTVISAAPESITTLEGDLSGLAITMVGFQTRERLEAAWDMVSDQVKALGGYACAASRAPAG, encoded by the coding sequence ATGACGACGCGCGGATATTCCATCGCTTTTGCGCGGGACATGATTCCAGAGAAGATGAAGCCGTATTCCTCATCCCTGCCGCCAATTTATGAGAAATACCAAGGCAAATATCTGGCGATTGGCGGACCCGGTCGCGGCGTTGATTGGCTCTGCGGCGACTGGGGCAATCGCATGGTCATGGTCGGAGAGTTTCCGACACCGCAAGCGGTAGGTGATTTCTGGTGGGGTCCAGAGTACCGGGTGTCGGCCAAGCTGCGGGCCGGGGCTGTATCGGTTGATGTGGGGCAGGTGGCTGGCACCAACCTCGCACCATCAGCCGATCATAAGGTTTTTCTTCTGATTGCGGTTCCTGGTGGGGCCAAAGCGGCGGCTCCTATCACTGTTTCTAAGGGTGATACAGTGATCAGTGCGGCCCCTGAGAGCATAACGACCCTCGAAGGAGATCTCTCCGGATTAGCAATAACAATGGTCGGTTTTCAGACACGAGAGCGGCTTGAGGCCGCCTGGGATATGGTTTCGGATCAGGTTAAAGCACTCGGTGGATATGCCTGCGCAGCATCGCGGGCACCTGCAGGTTAA
- a CDS encoding lipoprotein-releasing ABC transporter permease subunit has translation MFGPFERMMAGRYLRARRKEGFVSVIAGFSLLGIGLGVATLIIVMAVMNGYRQDIMSRILGVNGHIEVQGIEFSIADYDARGDAIRNIPGVESVLPQITGQVMATTGGVTSGAVVRGVRGEDLEARTVVSGNIILGSLSAFTRGEGLMIGIRMADRFRISVGDKLTLISPKGNVTAFGTAPRLKDYPIVAVFDVGMSDFDSSIIYMPLDLAQTYFKYPGSVTGIEVQVSDPDQARFIAREVMETTGPGVRVLSWEQTNSTLFNALQVERNVMFLILTLIIVVAAFNIIAGLIMLVKDKGRDIAILRTMGATRGMIMRVFFLAGASVGATGTILGLILGIVFCENIEAVRRVLETLTGTDLFSAEIYFLSTIPADMDWAEVASVVLMALGLSLAATLYPSWRAARTDPVEALRYE, from the coding sequence ATGTTTGGCCCCTTCGAGCGGATGATGGCTGGGCGCTACCTGCGGGCACGGCGCAAAGAAGGCTTTGTCTCAGTCATCGCCGGTTTTTCCCTGCTCGGGATCGGTTTAGGCGTTGCCACCCTGATTATTGTGATGGCCGTCATGAACGGCTACCGGCAGGACATCATGAGCCGGATTCTCGGCGTAAACGGTCACATTGAGGTTCAGGGTATTGAATTCTCGATTGCTGATTATGACGCGCGCGGTGATGCCATCCGGAATATCCCAGGGGTGGAATCGGTCTTGCCGCAGATTACAGGACAGGTCATGGCGACCACAGGCGGTGTGACCTCCGGCGCTGTTGTGCGTGGCGTTCGTGGAGAAGACCTTGAGGCCCGGACGGTTGTCTCCGGAAATATCATTCTGGGGTCGTTGTCTGCCTTTACCCGCGGCGAAGGTCTTATGATCGGTATTCGTATGGCCGACCGGTTCAGAATTTCCGTCGGTGATAAACTGACGTTGATATCACCGAAAGGGAACGTCACGGCATTTGGCACGGCCCCACGCTTGAAAGACTATCCCATCGTTGCTGTTTTTGATGTCGGCATGAGCGATTTCGATTCTTCGATTATCTATATGCCGCTCGACCTGGCTCAAACTTATTTCAAGTACCCCGGCTCGGTTACAGGCATTGAGGTTCAGGTTTCGGACCCGGATCAAGCCCGTTTCATTGCCCGCGAGGTTATGGAAACAACGGGGCCGGGTGTTCGGGTGCTGTCCTGGGAGCAAACCAACTCAACGCTGTTCAATGCGTTGCAGGTGGAGCGCAATGTGATGTTCCTGATTCTTACGCTGATCATTGTGGTGGCGGCATTTAACATAATCGCCGGACTGATAATGCTGGTGAAAGATAAGGGGCGTGATATTGCGATCCTGAGAACCATGGGGGCGACACGTGGCATGATCATGCGGGTGTTCTTCCTGGCTGGTGCGAGTGTGGGAGCGACAGGGACAATTTTGGGTCTGATCCTCGGGATTGTGTTTTGCGAAAACATTGAAGCGGTCCGAAGAGTTTTAGAGACTTTAACGGGTACGGATTTGTTTTCAGCGGAAATCTACTTTCTCTCGACCATTCCGGCGGATATGGATTGGGCCGAGGTGGCCTCGGTTGTGTTGATGGCTCTTGGCCTGTCTTTAGCCGCAACGTTGTATCCGTCATGGCGGGCGGCGCGGACGGACCCCGTTGAAGCGCTACGCTATGAGTAG
- a CDS encoding VOC family protein, which produces MSDSNKTAPVKRTTIIVRDMEKSLKFYRDLLGMDVFYEGHIGNPGASDLMGMTISGLHMVVMSAAGADTGMVGLMELKDAEPTMKETEWSDTVKAGETILVIPTENMKELYEGMLAQGFTVATPPTKMEVPNRPEIHEMMARDPDGVIVNLTQRGPLR; this is translated from the coding sequence ATGTCAGACAGCAACAAAACGGCACCGGTCAAAAGGACAACCATCATCGTACGCGATATGGAAAAATCTCTGAAGTTTTATAGAGATTTATTGGGGATGGATGTGTTCTACGAAGGACATATTGGCAATCCTGGGGCCTCTGATCTCATGGGCATGACGATCTCAGGCTTACACATGGTGGTGATGAGCGCAGCTGGCGCTGATACCGGTATGGTGGGCCTTATGGAACTGAAAGATGCAGAGCCGACGATGAAGGAAACGGAGTGGTCTGATACGGTCAAAGCTGGCGAGACTATATTGGTGATCCCGACGGAAAACATGAAAGAGTTGTATGAAGGGATGCTTGCTCAAGGTTTCACTGTGGCCACGCCACCGACCAAAATGGAAGTTCCCAACCGGCCTGAAATTCACGAGATGATGGCCCGTGATCCTGACGGTGTGATCGTTAATCTGACCCAGCGTGGACCATTGCGATAG
- a CDS encoding copper chaperone PCu(A)C, translating into MIKYLFSAGSLACLVLAPLSGFAADIAISNAWVRATIGQANVTAGYLTIVNQGSAADRLIAVEAPVAAKTEVHTTLMGEGGMMSMRPVESVDIPAGESVALEAGKDHLMLTGIKSGLKDGEVIDLILTFERAGTLEVQADVARRNPYP; encoded by the coding sequence ATGATCAAATATCTTTTTTCTGCTGGCTCTTTGGCCTGTTTAGTCTTGGCCCCTCTTTCAGGCTTTGCCGCTGATATCGCGATTTCAAACGCGTGGGTCCGGGCGACCATTGGGCAAGCAAATGTGACAGCCGGCTATCTGACCATCGTAAACCAAGGCAGCGCAGCTGATCGCCTGATTGCGGTGGAAGCGCCTGTGGCGGCCAAGACTGAAGTCCATACGACTCTCATGGGAGAGGGCGGTATGATGAGCATGCGGCCAGTTGAATCTGTCGACATTCCAGCCGGTGAGAGCGTCGCTTTGGAGGCCGGCAAAGATCATCTGATGCTGACCGGTATTAAATCAGGCTTGAAAGATGGCGAAGTCATTGATTTGATTTTGACTTTTGAGAGGGCAGGCACCCTTGAGGTGCAAGCCGATGTGGCGCGCCGCAATCCTTATCCCTAA
- a CDS encoding thiamine pyrophosphate-binding protein yields the protein MSTETNRFTGASVMRRVLQRFGVKTVFALAGASQTKLLDECEKSGFRIVPGRHESATVGAADGYARVTGKVGIAMVNIDQGMSNAITGLQQALEACSPVVVLVGREPDSWTQPELDFDHGVLGMVQPVTKWARNVQSAARLGEYLEAACRRALSGRPGPVVLAFPKDFLSQLVDPGVDIDTPVHMPSPPAPIPENVTRAVDLLETAERPLVIAGSGAFRSGAGIALRQLITDFGIPVATNNLGRGLVDENQDSAWGWPLAQFATKDADVVVWAGARMGKKFGYGLSPRFPASTKMIQIDIEAEEIGRNRMVEVGINADCRLSLEAILSELKHRKTTPKDPTWVKSSLQDRLNAIAETGHEQDYIHPMRLAREVNLRLPKNAIFVQDGASILVRSWAVTTYSAEGGYMDTMPLGSMGMGTPLALGAVAGSKEVAAETGTPERKVVLVTGDGAFGFYCAEIDSAAQAGLPFLCVISNNGGWGNEIHTQPHQVGRTINAHFGDVQYNKVAEGLGAIGFRVETVEDLAPILDKAFNINEKPVVVDVIVKDEGGLNPLTSTLLYHDVEATRATHFASENKPSN from the coding sequence ATGTCCACCGAAACAAACCGCTTTACGGGCGCGTCCGTTATGCGGCGTGTGCTCCAGCGCTTTGGGGTCAAAACCGTGTTTGCCCTGGCTGGCGCCTCGCAGACAAAACTTCTCGATGAATGCGAAAAATCCGGCTTCCGGATCGTTCCCGGCCGGCACGAAAGCGCCACGGTCGGCGCTGCCGATGGGTATGCCCGTGTGACCGGAAAGGTTGGCATTGCCATGGTTAACATCGACCAAGGCATGTCAAACGCCATCACTGGCCTGCAACAAGCACTGGAAGCCTGCTCCCCGGTTGTCGTCCTGGTTGGGCGTGAGCCTGACAGTTGGACTCAGCCAGAACTGGACTTTGATCACGGTGTTCTCGGCATGGTCCAACCCGTCACCAAATGGGCCAGAAATGTTCAGAGCGCCGCGCGCCTTGGCGAGTACCTTGAAGCCGCCTGCCGCCGGGCCTTATCCGGCCGGCCTGGACCAGTCGTACTCGCCTTCCCCAAGGACTTCTTAAGCCAACTTGTCGATCCTGGGGTCGATATCGACACACCTGTTCACATGCCATCTCCGCCCGCACCGATCCCAGAAAATGTGACCAGAGCGGTAGACCTTCTTGAAACTGCGGAACGCCCATTGGTCATCGCCGGGTCCGGAGCCTTTCGCTCCGGTGCTGGCATAGCCTTACGTCAACTCATCACGGATTTCGGCATCCCGGTTGCCACCAACAATCTTGGGCGCGGCCTGGTTGATGAAAATCAAGACTCAGCTTGGGGCTGGCCCCTCGCCCAGTTTGCCACCAAAGATGCCGATGTCGTGGTCTGGGCCGGGGCTCGCATGGGCAAAAAATTCGGCTATGGTCTCAGTCCTCGGTTCCCGGCTTCCACCAAGATGATCCAAATTGATATTGAGGCTGAGGAAATCGGTCGCAATCGCATGGTCGAGGTCGGTATCAATGCCGATTGCAGACTCTCGTTAGAAGCCATACTTTCAGAACTGAAACACCGCAAAACCACTCCGAAAGACCCCACTTGGGTTAAATCCTCCCTGCAAGACCGCCTCAATGCTATCGCAGAAACGGGTCATGAGCAGGACTATATTCATCCCATGCGGTTAGCGCGCGAGGTCAACCTGCGCCTGCCAAAGAATGCCATTTTTGTGCAGGACGGCGCTTCCATCCTGGTGCGCAGTTGGGCTGTCACCACATACAGCGCCGAAGGGGGCTACATGGACACCATGCCACTGGGGTCCATGGGGATGGGCACGCCACTCGCCTTAGGTGCTGTTGCTGGGTCTAAAGAAGTAGCAGCGGAAACCGGCACACCAGAGCGCAAGGTGGTCCTAGTGACCGGTGATGGGGCCTTCGGGTTTTATTGCGCCGAGATTGACTCAGCTGCTCAAGCTGGCCTGCCATTTCTCTGCGTCATCTCCAACAATGGCGGCTGGGGCAATGAAATCCACACCCAACCTCATCAAGTTGGACGAACCATAAATGCCCATTTTGGCGATGTTCAATATAACAAAGTCGCTGAAGGATTAGGTGCGATCGGGTTTCGTGTAGAGACCGTTGAGGACCTAGCACCAATTCTTGATAAAGCTTTTAATATCAATGAGAAGCCCGTTGTTGTTGATGTAATTGTCAAGGATGAGGGCGGGCTAAACCCTCTCACCAGCACCCTTCTTTATCACGACGTAGAGGCAACGCGCGCAACGCACTTTGCCTCAGAAAACAAACCTTCAAACTAG